One Lysinibacillus sp. OF-1 DNA segment encodes these proteins:
- a CDS encoding ABC transporter ATP-binding protein yields MMEKEVLLEINHLKAYFPVKRKSMKEEKKVIKAVDDISIEIFRGETLGIVGESGSGKSTFGRTILKLVEPTAGEVLYKGQPIQHLKGSKLQSYRNQMQMIFQDPFSSLNPRMRVGSIIEEPMKLQLTLTKEQRKERVKELLQKVGLPEDAMHKFPHEFSGGQRQRIGIARALAIHPEFIIADEPVSALDVSVQSQVLNLMMDLQDEFQLTYLFISHDLSVVKHISDRVAVLYLGRVVEIGTKKELYANPLHPYTQALLSAIPVVNFDEPKQEILLQGELPSPMNPPVGCVFHTRCPFVMERCDQERPMLQHENDHQRVACFLYDK; encoded by the coding sequence ATGATGGAGAAAGAAGTTTTGCTGGAAATTAATCATTTAAAAGCCTACTTTCCTGTGAAACGCAAATCGATGAAGGAAGAAAAAAAGGTCATCAAGGCGGTTGACGATATTTCAATAGAGATTTTTAGAGGAGAAACATTGGGCATTGTAGGAGAATCAGGCTCAGGCAAATCAACCTTTGGGCGAACGATTTTAAAGCTCGTTGAACCAACAGCAGGGGAAGTATTGTATAAAGGGCAGCCAATCCAGCATTTAAAGGGCAGTAAGCTACAAAGTTATCGCAATCAAATGCAAATGATTTTTCAAGATCCCTTTTCCTCCCTTAATCCTCGGATGCGGGTAGGCTCTATTATCGAGGAACCGATGAAACTGCAATTAACATTGACGAAGGAACAACGAAAAGAGCGTGTGAAGGAGCTCTTACAAAAGGTAGGGCTACCTGAGGATGCCATGCATAAGTTTCCGCATGAATTTTCTGGTGGGCAGCGACAACGAATTGGTATTGCCCGAGCATTAGCGATACACCCAGAATTCATTATTGCTGATGAGCCGGTATCTGCTCTGGATGTGTCGGTGCAATCGCAAGTTCTTAATCTCATGATGGATTTACAAGATGAATTTCAATTAACTTATTTATTTATTTCACATGACTTAAGTGTTGTGAAGCATATTAGTGACCGTGTGGCAGTGCTGTATTTAGGAAGAGTTGTGGAGATTGGGACAAAGAAGGAGCTCTACGCCAATCCATTACATCCCTACACACAAGCATTGCTATCTGCTATACCAGTCGTTAATTTTGATGAGCCGAAACAAGAAATACTTTTACAAGGTGAATTACCAAGTCCAATGAATCCACCTGTTGGCTGTGTCTTTCATACCCGTTGTCCATTTGTGATGGAAAGATGTGATCAGGAAAGACCGATGCTTCAACATGAAAATGACCATCAACGAGTGGCTTGCTTTTTATATGATAAATAA